Proteins encoded together in one Prionailurus viverrinus isolate Anna chromosome B1, UM_Priviv_1.0, whole genome shotgun sequence window:
- the GK2 gene encoding glycerol kinase 2, with protein MAAPKKAAVGPLVGAVVQGTNSTRFLVFNSKTADLLGCHQVELTQEFPKEGWVEQDPKEILQSVYECIERTCEKLDKLNIDISNIKAIGVSNQRETTVIWDKLTGEPLYNAVVWLDLRTQSTVENLRKKIPENNNFVKSKTGLPLSTYFSAVKLRWILDNVRKVQKAVEEGRALFGTIDSWLIWSLTGGVYGGVHCTDVTNASRTMLFNIHSLEWDKELCDFFEIPMDILPNVWSSSEIYGLMKAGTLEGVPISGCLGDQSAALVGQMCFQEGQAKNTYGTGCFLLCNTGHKCVFSEHGLLTTVAYQLGRDKPACYALEGSVAIAGAVIRWLRDNIGIINTSEEIEVLARDVGTSYGCYFVPAFSGLYAPYWEPTARGIICGLIQFINKSHIAFAALESVCFQTREILDAMNHDCGIPLRHLQVDGKMTNNKVLMQLQADILHIPVIKPPMPETTALGAAMAAGAAEGVGVWSLKPEDLSVVIMERFEPQIKATECEIRYSTWKKAVIKSMGWVTTQTLESSDPTIFSSLPLGFFIVSSMVMLIGARYVSGIP; from the coding sequence ATGGCAGCCCCGAAGAAAGCAGCTGTGGGGCCTTTGGTGGGGGCAGTGGTGCAGGGAACTAATTCCACTCGCTTTCTGGTTTTCAATTCAAAAACAGCGGATCTACTTGGTTGCCATCAAGTGGAATTAACACAAGAGTTCCCAAAAGAAGGATGGGTAGAACAAGACCCTAAGGAAATCCTTCAGTCTGTCTATGAGTGTATAGAGAGAACATGTGAGAAACTTGATAAACTGAACATTGATATATCCAACATAAAAGCTATTGGTGTCAGCAATCAGAGGGAAACCACAGTAATCTGGGACAAGTTAACTGGAGAGCCGCTCTACAATGCTGTGGTGTGGCTTGATCTAAGAACCCAGTCCACTGTTGAAAATCTTaggaagaaaattccagaaaataatAACTTTGTCAAGTCCAAGACAGGCCTTCCACTTAGCACTTACTTCAGTGCAGTGAAACTTCGTTGGATTCTCGACAATGTGAGGAAAGTTCAAAAGGCTGTTGAAGAAGGTAGAGCTCTTTTTGGTACCATTGATTCATGGCTTATCTGGAGTTTGACAGGAGGAGTATATGGTGGTGTCCATTGTACAGATGTAACAAATGCAAGTAGGACAATGCTTTTCAACATCCATTCTTTAGAATGGGATAAAGAGCTTTGTGACTTTTTTGAAATTCCAATGGACATTCTTCCAAATGTATGGAGTTCTTCTGAGATCTATGGCCTAATGAAAGCTGGGACCTTGGAAGGGGTGCCAATATCTGGGTGCTTGGGGGACCAGTCTGCTGCATTGGTAGGACAAATGTGCTTCCAAGAAGGACAAGCCAAAAACACGTATGGAACAGGCTGTTTCTTACTGTGTAATACCGGTCATAAGTGTGTGTTTTCTGAACATGGCCTTCTGACCACAGTGGCTTATCAACTAGGCAGAGACAAGCCAGCATGTTATGCACTGGAAGGTTCTGTTGCTATAGCTGGCGCTGTTATTCGCTGGTTAAGAGACAATATTGGAATTATAAACACCTCAGAAGAAATTGAAGTACTTGCTAGAGATGTAGGTACCTCTTATGGCTGTTACTTTGTCCCAGCTTTTTCAGGGTTATATGCACCTTATTGGGAGCCCACTGCAAGAGGAATAATCTGTGGTCTCATTCAGTTTATCAATAAAAGTCATATTGCTTTTGCTGCACTAGAATCTGTTTGTTTCCAAACCCGAGAGATTTTGGATGCCATGAACCATGACTGTGGAATTCCCCTCCGTCATTTGCAGGTAGATGGAAAAATGACCAACAATAAAGTTCTTATGCAACTACAAGCAGACATTCTGCATATTCCAGTAATAAAGCCCCCTATGCCTGAAACAACCGCACTGGGAGCTGCCATGGCAGCAGGAGCTGCAGAAGGGGTGGGCGTTTGGAGTCTTAAACCCGAGGATTTGTCAGTTGTCATTATGGAACGGTTTGAACCACAGATCAAGGCCACAGAATGTGAAATTCGTTATTCTACATGGAAGAAAGCTGTGATCAAGTCAATGGGTTGGGTTACAACTCAGACTCTTGAAAGTAGTGATCCTACTATCTTCTCTAGTTTGCCCTTGGGCTTTTTTATAGTGAGTAGCATGGTAATGCTAATTGGAGCAAGATACGTCTCAGGTATACCATAA